Part of the Campylobacter suis genome, TATCTTTTATCTGCATAAGTTCTTCATAGTAGCTTGGAATTTCAAACTCATAGTCCCTAAGTGCATACGGGTTTATCATAGTAAAAGATGTTGCATCATCTTTGCTTTGAAGTTTTACAAAAAATTTATCAAGCTCGATAAGCTCCATCGTTTTTATATGCTCAAAACCAAGTATCGGACTTTTAACGGTGAATGTCATTTTTTCTCCTATTTTAAGTTTGCTTATATTGTATCATTTTTCTTGTTAAAAAACAAAAAATTTCTAAATTTATCCAAAAATAATCGCAAAAAATGTAAAATAGCAAAAATATAAAAATAAGTTAAAGGGTTTTGATGTTAAAAATCACTAAATTTTTACTAGCATTTGGCGTTGCGTCTATCTTTTTTGGGTGCGCTGAAAAATATACTGAGCTTTATAATCTAAGTCCAGACGAGTGGTATGAGCAAATCATTGCTGATATAAAGGCAGTTGATCTAGAAAGCGCGGATAAACACTATATATCTATGGCAAGCGAGCATGTTGCAAGCCCACTTTTAGAGCAAATTTTACTCATTTTAGCACAAGCTCATGCTGATGAGGAGGAGTATATTTTAGCTAATCACTATCTTGATGAGTATATCAAAAAGTATGGCGATAATGGAGAAAAAACAGAATTCGCCCAGTACCTTAAGATAAAGGCAAATTTTGATAGCTTTAGCCAGCCAAATAGAAACCAAAAACTAATGGAAGATAGCATTGCCGAGATAGAGAAATTTCTTTATATGTACCCATTTACGAAATTTCGCCCACTTATTGAGACGATGCTTATAAAATTTAAGTTAGCCACATACTACCTTGATATGCAGATTTATGACCTTTATGTTCGCACAGGACGAGATGTTTCGGCTGAAATTTACAAAAAAAAGCTAGACGAGTCTGCTTTAAAGGATGCGAATTTGCTTGAGCCAAATTTGCCTTGGTATCGTAGTATGTTTGAATAGGAGAGTGTTTTGCAGATAAATGAATCTAGAATTTTACCAACAGAACTTCCGATAATAGTCGAGGACGAGCTATTTTTATATCCGTTTATGATAACGCCACTATTTTTAAGTGATGAGGAAAATTTACGCGCGCTTGATGTTGCCTTGGCAAATGAGTCGCCTGTGCTTATCGTACCTAGTAAGCCACAAAATGATGGCGCAAGAGACTTTGAGAGCATTTATGATGCTGGGGTTATAGGCACTATAATGCGTCGTGTGCCGCTACCTGATGGGCGTGTTAAAATTTTATTTCAAGGCATGGAAAAGGGTCGTATCGTTAAGCAGATGTCTAAAATGCCTTTGCAAGCGGTCGTAGATATACTTCATGTTGTGCGCCCATCACAGGTAAAAACTGACGCACTAATCGTTGTTTTACGAGAAAAGGTAAGAGAGTTATCGCAGTTTAGCCACTTTTTCCCACCAGACTTGCTTAAGACTATCGAAGAGAGCGTGGAAGCTGTTAGGGTTTGCGACCTTGTTTCGTCTGCTTTAAGGCTTAAAAAGCAGATAGCTTATAGCTTTTTTATTGAGGAAAATTTGGAGCAGAGACTGCTAAAACTCATTGATTATGTTATCGAGGAGATAGAGGCAAATAAGCTTCAAAAAGAGATAAAAAATAAAGTTCATTCAAAGATAGATAAGACAAATAAAGAGTACTTTTTAAAAGAGCAACTTAAACAAATTCAAGCTGAGTTGGGGGCGAATTCTGATAGAGATGAAGAGATCGAGGAGTATCGCAAAAAGCTTGACGGTAAGAAAAAATTTATGGGCGAAGATGCCTATAAAGAGATAAAAAAACAAATAGACAAGCTTAGCCGTATGCACCCTGATAGCGCTGACGCAAACACGATTCAAAGTTATCTTGACTGGGTGCTTGAAGTGCCATTTGAAAATGTATCTAAAAAGCGCTCATCAATAGCTGAAGTAAGCAAACACCTAAATGCCGATCATCATAGTCTAGAAAAGCCAAAAGAGCGCATAGAGGAGTATTTTGCACTTCGTGAGTTGCTTGAGCTTCGTGGTATAAATGAAAAGGTAAATAACGGCGCTATTTTGTGCTTTGCGGGACCTCCAGGCGTTGGTAAAACCAGCCTTGCAAACTCTATCGCAAAGGCACTAAAACGCGAGCTTGTGCGTATAGCACTTGGCGGGCTTGAAGATGTAAATGAACTTCGCGGGCACCGCAGAACCTACATCGGAGCAATGCCTGGGCGAATAGTGCAAGGACTCATTGAAGCTAAGCAGATGAATCCAGTCGTGGTTTTAGATGAGATAGATAAGGTTGGCAGAAGCTACCGTGGCGATCCAACGGCTGTTTTGCTTGAAATTTTAGACCCTGAACAAAATAATAAATTTAGGGATTATTATTTAAATTTTAACATTGATCTTAGTAAAGTTATATTTATAGCAACTGCAAACGATGTAAGCGCGATACCAGCGCCACTTCGCGATAGAATGGAGTTTATACAACTTAGTTCATATACCCCGCAAGAAAAATTTGAGATAGCTAAAAAATATCTTGTGCCACAAGAGCTTAAAAAACATGGCTTAAAATCAAGTGATGTTAGTATTGCAAAAGATGCGCTTGAACTCATAATAGCCGAATACACTCGTGAAAGCGGAGTACGGAATTTGCGCCGTAGGATAGCTGATATTTTGCGTAAGGTTGCAAAAAATATCCTTATAAAAAATGATGGCAAAGTAAGCGTAACGGCTAAAAATTTAAAAGACTTCTTAGAAAAAAAGGTCTATGAGATCGAAACTGCAGATAAAAAAGATAAAGTAGGGCAGGTAAATGGTCTTGCTTGGACAAGTGTTGGCGGTGATGTTCTTCGTATTGAAGCTATTCGCATTCAGGGCAAGGGTGCTATGCAAATCACGGGACAGCTTGGTGATGTGATGAAGGAGAGTGCTCAGATAGCATTTAGTGTGGTTAAGGTGCTAATAGACAACAAAAAGATCAAAGTGCCGATGAGTATCGTTCCAAAATTTGATGATGATAAAAGAAAGCTTGAGCCTAGTGATGTTTACCGCAGGTATGACTTGCATGTGCATGTGCCAGAAGGTGCAACGCCAAAAGATGGTCCAAGCGCTGGTATAACTATGGTAACGGCGATAGCATCAATACTAACGGATATAAAAGTTCGACACGATGTAGCAATGACTGGCGAGATAACACTAAGTGGCAGGGTGTTGCCTATTGGTGGATTAAAAGAGAAACTTATCGCGGCTCATAAAGCAGGCATAAAAATAGCGCTAATCCCGCGCAAAAATTTTGAAAGGGATTTAAAAGATATACCAGAAGATGTAAAAAAGGATATTAAGATAGTTGCAGTAGATGTTATTGAAGATGTCTTAAAACACGCACTTGTCAAATAGTATCGATATAAGCTGGCTAGGAGAGCTCCTAGCCAAATTTTTAAGCTTTTTTGCTTGTTATAAATTTTATAATTTGCAATAAGAAGCAAAGACCACCTATAATAAATATCGTATCGCCAATCATTCTGACCCAGCGCAATGTCTGTAGATGTTCACCTTGTAAAAACTCAGCACTTCTGGCATACCACATACCATGTTCTAGACTTGCAAATGCTTGAAAAATTCCTATCGGCAGCAGTGATGTTAAGATCATTAGCATAAGTCCCCAATTTAGCGACCAAAAGCCTATTTTCATAAGTTTATCATCAAAACTTTGACCCTTATAAAGATATGTTGCAACTAGCCAAACAAAGCCAAGTGCTAAAAAGCCATAAACCCCAAAGAGTGCCGCATGTGCATGAACTGGCGTAGTGTTAAGACCTTGTATGTAAAATAATGCTATAGGTGGGTTAATGAGAAAACCAAAAACACCAGCGCCTAGCATATTCCAAAATGCAACTGCTATGAAGCAATAAAGTGGCCACTTAAGCGTTTTTGCCCAAGTTGTGGCAAATTGCAGGCGATACTGATGAAATGCTTCAGAGCCCAAAAGCACAAGCGGAACTACTTCTAGGGCTGAAAAAGTTGCGCCAACAGCCATTATGGGCGTAGTTGTGCCTGAAAAGTATAGATGGTGAAATGTTCCAGGGATCCCGCCTATCATAAAGATAGATGCGCTCGCAAGCGTGCTAAATGTAGCAAATTTCTTTGAGACAAGGCCAAGGCTAACAAAAACAAATGCAAGCGAAGCAGTAGCAAACACCTCAAAAAAGCCCTCAACCCAAAGATGTACAACCCACCAACGCCAGTACTCCATAACAGGGATCGGGTCGTGCTGACCATACATAAGTCCAGCGCCATAAAACAGACCGACTGCGATTGCAGATGCGCAAAATATTGCTAGCAAATTTTTATCTCCGTCCGCTCTAAGACCACCGACAAATCCACGAAGTAGCAACACCATCCATATCACAAGCCCTACAAAAAGTATGATCTGCCACACTCTGCCAAGCTCAATATACTCGTATCCTTGGTGCCCTAGCCAAAAGCTTAAATTTATAGGCATGATGTTTGCTATGGCTAGATATTCGCCAGCAAAACTACCAATAACAAGAACTAGCAGTGCGTAAAATAACAGATCAACCCCTAGTTTTTGAAATTTAGGATCTTTGCCACCATTAATGATTGGCGCTAAAAATAACCCAGCCGCCAAAAATCCAGTAGCTATCCAAAATATACTAGATTGAATATGCCAAGTACGAGCTAGTGAGTAAGGAATATACTGTGAAACATCTATCCCATAAAAGTGCTGCCCTTCGACTGTGTAGTGAGCGACAAATCCACCCATCATAAACTGAAATGCAAAAAGAGCAACTGTAACAAACAGATACTTGCTAAGTGCTTTTTGGCTTGGAGTAAGCGATAAAAGTGATAGTGGATCAGAGCTTGGTGGGGCTAAATGCTCATCATCTTTTTTGCCGTAAAATTCGCTAAACCACACAAGAAGCCCTATGCCTGCTAGCAGTAAAACTATGCTTGTTACTGACCAAAATATATTTTCACTAGTAGGAACATTGTCGATTAAAGGCTCATGTGGCCAGTTGTTTGTGTATGTTGCGTCAGAATTTGGACGGTTTGTGCTAGCCGCCCAGCTTGTGTAAAAGAAAAAGGCATTTAGCTCATCTCTGTTTTCTTTACCTGGGAGTGTATTTGTTTTCATAGCGTAGGCTTTGCGAATATCATCAAATTTCGCATCATCGCCAAATAAAGCACTATACTCATCGCTTACTATCTTTATCGCAGCTATCCTATCAGCGCTAAGGATTACACTATCGTTTGTGACGCTATTTGTGCGGTATTGAGCCTTTAGTTCTGTTTTTAGCGTTGCTTTTTGGATTTCATTAAGCTCATCATAGTTTTTGGCATATTTTTGCTTTGAGATGATTTGCAAAAATGCTACAAGCTCCTTGTGTAGCCAGTCAGCACTCCAGTCAGGCGCCTGATATGCTCCATGCCCCCAAATAGAACCAAGCTGCATACCGCCAATACTTTGCCAAGCCTCTTGACCTTTGAGAATTTTCTCTTTTGAGATGACGGTATTACCGTTTTGATCTTTAAAGTCTATGATTGGAGGTGAGCTACGATACACCTCGACGCCGTAATAGCCTAAAATTCCAAAAGCGATGGTAAGAACTGCGACCAGTGTTAACCAATACTTTTTGTATTCACGCATAAAAGCTCCTTATTTTAAAATTCGGAGTAATTTTATCGTGTTTTTTTATTACTTTTCAATGATGTATATCAAGACTAAAATACCCTTTTACTCTTTTTTAGAAATTTGGATAGAAGTTTACCCTGCGATATGGTTTGTAGGGTAAAATTTGTTAGACATTAAACCTAAAATGCATTACATCGCCATCTTTTACGATGTAGTCTTTGCCTTCAAGTCGCATTTTACCAGCCTCTTTTGCTGGTGTTTCTCCACCGCAAGCTATATAGTCATCATAGGCTATAACCTCCACCCTTATAAAGCCTCGCTCAAAGTCGTTGTGTATGACAGAGGCTGCTTTTGGTGCTTTAAAGCCATTTGTTATGGTCCATGCTCGCACCTCCACAACACCAGCGGTAAAGTAGCTTATGAGATTAAGCTTGCTAAATGCCGTTCTGATGATCTTTTCAAGACCACTCTCACTTGCCCCCAAAGAGCTTAAAAACTCATGAGCCTCTTCATCGCTTAGACCAACAAGCTCCTCTTCTATTTTAGCACATAGCTTTATGACCTCATGTCCTGACTGGCCTGCGTATTCTTTTAGTTTTATTACATATTCGTTATCTACTGAAAGCCCCTCTTCATCGACATTTGCTCCATAAATAACCTCTTTTGCGCTTAGCAAACGAAGCTCTTTGTTTAAAGCTATAAAAGTATCATTTTCACGCTCTGCAAAACTACTTGCCGACTTGCCGTCATTTAGATGAGCTAAAAGTAAATTTGCTATCTCTAAACTCTCTTTTGCCCCCTTTGCGTTTGCTTTTGCTTCGCGTGTTAGTCTTTCTATTTTTTTGCTTAGTTGCTCTATATCGGCCAAAATAAGCTCGGTCTGGATGATCTCTATATCCCTAACCGGATCTACTCCACCCTCAACATGTGTGATATTTTCATCGTTAAAGCAGCGCACGATATGTAGTATCATCTCTGTTTCGCGGATATTTGATAGAAATTTATTGCCAAGTCCTTCGCCTTTGCTAGCACCCTTGACAAGCCCTGCGATATCTACAAATTCTATCGTTGAGTATTGAATTTTATTTGGATTTACTATCTTTGCAAGCTCGTTTAGTCGCTTGTCTGGGACTGGAACGATAGCCTTGTTTGGCTCTATCGTGCAAAATGGATAGTTAGCACTTTCGGCATTTTGTGCCTTTGTTAGGGCATTAAATGTTGTTGATTTGCCGACATTTGGAAGTCCTACGATACCTACGCCTAGACTCATTTATCATTTTCTCCTTTTTGTATTCTTATTTTTTGTTTAAAGCATGGACAAGTGGTTAAGGTTACAAATAACCACTTTACCCCTGTAAGTTGTGCAAGCAAATTTGCCTATTTCTCTTCTTTCGCCAATGCTTGCAAATAGTATAAATTCATCCTAACACCAGCTCCACTTGCACCAGCTTGGTTATACCCCCATGCCTTTTCTATATAGGCTGGGCCCGCGATATCTTGGTGTATCCATTTGTCTTTATACTCATCTTTGATAAATTTATCTAAGAAAATTCCAGCCGTAATAGCTCCGCCGTATCTACTAGAAGCTGTGTTGCTAATGTCTGCGATTTGGCTTTTTACAAGCTCTTTTAGATATGGGTTAAACTCTAAAACCGTATTTAGCTCGCCACTTTTTGCTGATTTTGCTTTAAATTGTGCTTTTAGCTCTTCGTTGTTGCCCATTATTGCACTTGTGTATTCGCCAAGTCCGACCACGCAAGCACCAGTTAAAGTTGCCATATCTATAAGTAAGTCCGGTTTAAAATCTTGTGCGTAACTAAGACAGTCCGCTAGCACTAAGCGTCCTTCTGCGTCAGTGTTTCTTACCTCTATGCTTACGCCAGAGCGAGAGATCAAGACATCATCTGGCTTGTATGCGTTGCCGCCTATCATATTTTCAGTTGCACCCAATATAGCATGAATTTCAAATGGTAGCTCTAGCTCGCTAGCCCCTTTTATTATACCAAGAGCGGCCGCTGCACCACTTTTATCGGCTTTCATCGTAATCATATAATCAGCTGGCTTTAAGCTAAGCCCGCCACTATCATAAGTAAGCCCCTTACCTACAAACACGATACGCTTTTTGGGTGATTTTGGTTTGTATGTTAGGTGTATCAGCCTTGGTGGATGGATAGAGGCTCGATTTACTGCCAAAAATGCACCCATTTTTTCTTTTGCTAAAAATTTCTCATCATGCACTTTGCAAGTTACATTTTTTAGCTCTTTTGCAAGATTTTGGGCGTCTTGTGCCATTTTTAGCGGAGTGTAAATTTCTGGAATTTCATTTACTATATCTTTTGTAAAATTTGTTGCATTTGCCATGATTTGACCGTGTAAAAATCCATCCTTGGCATCATCTGGACGGATTTTTTCGCCATTAAACTCATCTGAGCTAAAAATCACCTCTTTTAAACTATAAGTTTCTTTTTTTTCTTTGTATTTACTAAACTCATATCCTCCAAGTAACATCCCTTCAACTATCGCATGAAAGCTTAGTTTTTGGCATTTTACTACATATGAGTTAAGTTTTATGCTTTTTATATTTAGTGCTTTTATAGCATTATATGCCTTTGCACTAGCTATCCTAAGCTCGTCATATCCAAGCTTGCTAAGTGGGACATAAACTCTTTTGCTTTCGCTTAAAAGCAAAACTCCGTCACCTTTATAGTTTGTAAATTTAAATGTCTTTTCGTCTTTGATAAATTTATGCTTTAAATTTTTATCAACTACAAAAATAAGCTCTAAATCAGCCTTTATATCGTCTATCTTTTTATCAACTATGCTAAATTTCATCTATTTTTCTTTTTCCTTTCGTTTAATATCTTGTTTTCAATATGCTTAAACCCATATAAAATACTTCCTAAAAACATCAAAACCACTGGCACTGCGATATACCAATGCTCTTTTGCATATTTTAAGACCTCTAAAATTTTATCTCCCAAATACCAAGCAGGTATTATAGTGATGGCTGCCCAACACCAAGCTGATATTAGGTTTATAAAGGCAAATTTTTTAGAACTATATCGCGTTACACCTATGCTCATCGGTATAACAGTGCGAAAGCCATACATATAGCGTTGCACGAAGATTATCGGCCAGCCATACTTTTTAAGCAACATATGAGCAATAGCAAATTTTCGTCTTTGTGAGTGAAGTTTTGTTGTGATATAGTTTTTGTTGTATCTGCCTATGTAAAAATACACCTGATCTCCCGCAAAGCCGCCAAGCCCAGCGATAAATATCGCAAGCCCTAGATTCATATCTCCTGAGTGAGAGAGTATTCCGCCCATGATAAGTGCCATCTCTCCCTCCATCATACACCAGATAAAAAGTATGATGTAGCCGTATTCTTTTAGAAGTCCTATGAAAAACTCTTCCACCTAGACCTCCAACACGCTATAAATTTTAGTCAGCTTTGCTATCTCGCTCTCGCCTTTTAGCTCTTTCAAATTTATTATAAAACACGCCTCAACGCAGTTTGCATTTGCCTGTTTTATAAGCTCGACAGACGCTTTTGCTGTGCCACCAGTTGCTATTAGGTCATCTATTAAAAGTACCTTTGCTTCTTTTTTGCCACAAAACGCATCAATATGCATCTGTACTTCATCTACGCCGTATTCAAGGGTGTATTTTTGTGAGATTGTGATATATGGCAGTTTTTTTGGTTTGCGTATAGGAACAAAGCCGATGTTTAGCCTAGCTGCAAGAGCTGCTCCAAAAATAAATCCGCGACTTTCGATACCCACTATATGATCAAGCCCGTAGCTTTCATAGCGTTTTTGCAAGTGATCGATAAGAAATTTAAACGCTTCTTTGTTGTTTAAAAGTGTAGTTATATCTCTAAAAATAATGCCTGGCTTTGGAAAGTCATGAACCGAGCGTATCGTATCAAGCAGATAATCTTGCTCTTTTTTGTCTAAAACTATCATATTTTTCCTTGTCTAAATTTATAGCAATGCTTCAATCTTGCCTTCAAGCTCACGGATACGACCACGCAGTTTATCATTTTCTAATCGGTATTGAGAATTTCTTGTGCGTAGTGAAGTTACATCGTTTTTGCTTTTTGTAAGCTCTTCAGTTAAGATGTCTATATTGCCTAGACTGCGTTGAATTTGAATTTGTAGTTTGCGGATGACTACTTCTGTGTCTTGAAGGTTATGTTTCATATAATCTTTAGTCGTTCGCTCTTTTTTTAGTAAAGTTTTAAAATAAAAAACCATAACCACAAGATATATACAAATGCACGCAAGTATCGTGATAAAGAGCCAGTCGCCAAACATATCTATCCTTTTGTTTCTATCTTTTTTACTCTGTTTTCGTGTCTGCCGCCAGCAAATTGTGTTGTAAAAAATGCTTTTAACATCTCTTTTGCTAGGTCAAGATCAATAACTCTTGCTCCAAATGCTATGACATTTGCGTCATTGTGCTCTCTTGCAAGTATCGCTGTATCTACATTATGACAGAGTGCAGCACGCACACCTTCGTGGCGATTTGCAGCTATGGAAATTCCAATGCCTGTACCACATATCAAAACGCCGTAGGTTTTATCATCTATTTTTTTAGCAAGCGAGTGTGCAAAATCTGGATAATCAACACTAGTTTTTGCGTCATTTGCACCAAGGTCAATTATTTGAAAGTCAAATTTTGCCCTTAAATACTCCTTGATTTGCTCTTTCATCTCAAAACCAGCATGGTCAGAGGCTATTAAAATCGTATCAATTTTCATAAAAACTCTCTTATAAAATTTTTAAAATTATACACACTATAATGTCACAAGTAGCTTAAATACGCTATGTATAGGCGCAAAAACATATTGAGAAATAGGGCTTATAATAACAACTATCAAAACCACCATACCCCAGCGCTCAGCAGAATAAAGCTTGTCGGCTAAATTTTTAAGACCAAGCATGCAAAGTATGTATATAACGGCTTTAAATCCATCAAGTGGCGGAAATGGGTAGAGATTAAAAAGCCCTAAAAATAAATTTACACTAAATAGCAAAAATATAAAC contains:
- the fliW gene encoding flagellar assembly protein FliW codes for the protein MTFTVKSPILGFEHIKTMELIELDKFFVKLQSKDDATSFTMINPYALRDYEFEIPSYYEELMQIKDTSELRVYNILVVSLPLEKSHVNFMAPIVCNMDNMTLSQVVLDMNLYPQYGQAEQIESFIQK
- a CDS encoding outer membrane protein assembly factor BamD, translating into MLKITKFLLAFGVASIFFGCAEKYTELYNLSPDEWYEQIIADIKAVDLESADKHYISMASEHVASPLLEQILLILAQAHADEEEYILANHYLDEYIKKYGDNGEKTEFAQYLKIKANFDSFSQPNRNQKLMEDSIAEIEKFLYMYPFTKFRPLIETMLIKFKLATYYLDMQIYDLYVRTGRDVSAEIYKKKLDESALKDANLLEPNLPWYRSMFE
- the lon gene encoding endopeptidase La; translation: MQINESRILPTELPIIVEDELFLYPFMITPLFLSDEENLRALDVALANESPVLIVPSKPQNDGARDFESIYDAGVIGTIMRRVPLPDGRVKILFQGMEKGRIVKQMSKMPLQAVVDILHVVRPSQVKTDALIVVLREKVRELSQFSHFFPPDLLKTIEESVEAVRVCDLVSSALRLKKQIAYSFFIEENLEQRLLKLIDYVIEEIEANKLQKEIKNKVHSKIDKTNKEYFLKEQLKQIQAELGANSDRDEEIEEYRKKLDGKKKFMGEDAYKEIKKQIDKLSRMHPDSADANTIQSYLDWVLEVPFENVSKKRSSIAEVSKHLNADHHSLEKPKERIEEYFALRELLELRGINEKVNNGAILCFAGPPGVGKTSLANSIAKALKRELVRIALGGLEDVNELRGHRRTYIGAMPGRIVQGLIEAKQMNPVVVLDEIDKVGRSYRGDPTAVLLEILDPEQNNKFRDYYLNFNIDLSKVIFIATANDVSAIPAPLRDRMEFIQLSSYTPQEKFEIAKKYLVPQELKKHGLKSSDVSIAKDALELIIAEYTRESGVRNLRRRIADILRKVAKNILIKNDGKVSVTAKNLKDFLEKKVYEIETADKKDKVGQVNGLAWTSVGGDVLRIEAIRIQGKGAMQITGQLGDVMKESAQIAFSVVKVLIDNKKIKVPMSIVPKFDDDKRKLEPSDVYRRYDLHVHVPEGATPKDGPSAGITMVTAIASILTDIKVRHDVAMTGEITLSGRVLPIGGLKEKLIAAHKAGIKIALIPRKNFERDLKDIPEDVKKDIKIVAVDVIEDVLKHALVK
- a CDS encoding nitric-oxide reductase large subunit — its product is MREYKKYWLTLVAVLTIAFGILGYYGVEVYRSSPPIIDFKDQNGNTVISKEKILKGQEAWQSIGGMQLGSIWGHGAYQAPDWSADWLHKELVAFLQIISKQKYAKNYDELNEIQKATLKTELKAQYRTNSVTNDSVILSADRIAAIKIVSDEYSALFGDDAKFDDIRKAYAMKTNTLPGKENRDELNAFFFYTSWAASTNRPNSDATYTNNWPHEPLIDNVPTSENIFWSVTSIVLLLAGIGLLVWFSEFYGKKDDEHLAPPSSDPLSLLSLTPSQKALSKYLFVTVALFAFQFMMGGFVAHYTVEGQHFYGIDVSQYIPYSLARTWHIQSSIFWIATGFLAAGLFLAPIINGGKDPKFQKLGVDLLFYALLVLVIGSFAGEYLAIANIMPINLSFWLGHQGYEYIELGRVWQIILFVGLVIWMVLLLRGFVGGLRADGDKNLLAIFCASAIAVGLFYGAGLMYGQHDPIPVMEYWRWWVVHLWVEGFFEVFATASLAFVFVSLGLVSKKFATFSTLASASIFMIGGIPGTFHHLYFSGTTTPIMAVGATFSALEVVPLVLLGSEAFHQYRLQFATTWAKTLKWPLYCFIAVAFWNMLGAGVFGFLINPPIALFYIQGLNTTPVHAHAALFGVYGFLALGFVWLVATYLYKGQSFDDKLMKIGFWSLNWGLMLMILTSLLPIGIFQAFASLEHGMWYARSAEFLQGEHLQTLRWVRMIGDTIFIIGGLCFLLQIIKFITSKKA
- the ychF gene encoding redox-regulated ATPase YchF — its product is MSLGVGIVGLPNVGKSTTFNALTKAQNAESANYPFCTIEPNKAIVPVPDKRLNELAKIVNPNKIQYSTIEFVDIAGLVKGASKGEGLGNKFLSNIRETEMILHIVRCFNDENITHVEGGVDPVRDIEIIQTELILADIEQLSKKIERLTREAKANAKGAKESLEIANLLLAHLNDGKSASSFAERENDTFIALNKELRLLSAKEVIYGANVDEEGLSVDNEYVIKLKEYAGQSGHEVIKLCAKIEEELVGLSDEEAHEFLSSLGASESGLEKIIRTAFSKLNLISYFTAGVVEVRAWTITNGFKAPKAASVIHNDFERGFIRVEVIAYDDYIACGGETPAKEAGKMRLEGKDYIVKDGDVMHFRFNV
- a CDS encoding leucyl aminopeptidase, with amino-acid sequence MKFSIVDKKIDDIKADLELIFVVDKNLKHKFIKDEKTFKFTNYKGDGVLLLSESKRVYVPLSKLGYDELRIASAKAYNAIKALNIKSIKLNSYVVKCQKLSFHAIVEGMLLGGYEFSKYKEKKETYSLKEVIFSSDEFNGEKIRPDDAKDGFLHGQIMANATNFTKDIVNEIPEIYTPLKMAQDAQNLAKELKNVTCKVHDEKFLAKEKMGAFLAVNRASIHPPRLIHLTYKPKSPKKRIVFVGKGLTYDSGGLSLKPADYMITMKADKSGAAAALGIIKGASELELPFEIHAILGATENMIGGNAYKPDDVLISRSGVSIEVRNTDAEGRLVLADCLSYAQDFKPDLLIDMATLTGACVVGLGEYTSAIMGNNEELKAQFKAKSAKSGELNTVLEFNPYLKELVKSQIADISNTASSRYGGAITAGIFLDKFIKDEYKDKWIHQDIAGPAYIEKAWGYNQAGASGAGVRMNLYYLQALAKEEK
- a CDS encoding DedA family protein — translated: MEEFFIGLLKEYGYIILFIWCMMEGEMALIMGGILSHSGDMNLGLAIFIAGLGGFAGDQVYFYIGRYNKNYITTKLHSQRRKFAIAHMLLKKYGWPIIFVQRYMYGFRTVIPMSIGVTRYSSKKFAFINLISAWCWAAITIIPAWYLGDKILEVLKYAKEHWYIAVPVVLMFLGSILYGFKHIENKILNERKKKNR
- the apt gene encoding adenine phosphoribosyltransferase gives rise to the protein MIVLDKKEQDYLLDTIRSVHDFPKPGIIFRDITTLLNNKEAFKFLIDHLQKRYESYGLDHIVGIESRGFIFGAALAARLNIGFVPIRKPKKLPYITISQKYTLEYGVDEVQMHIDAFCGKKEAKVLLIDDLIATGGTAKASVELIKQANANCVEACFIINLKELKGESEIAKLTKIYSVLEV
- the rpiB gene encoding ribose 5-phosphate isomerase B encodes the protein MKIDTILIASDHAGFEMKEQIKEYLRAKFDFQIIDLGANDAKTSVDYPDFAHSLAKKIDDKTYGVLICGTGIGISIAANRHEGVRAALCHNVDTAILAREHNDANVIAFGARVIDLDLAKEMLKAFFTTQFAGGRHENRVKKIETKG